The genomic stretch TAGCAAGAGGGAGTAGAAATCCCAAATTCCAACACATTGCATTTACAAAAGGGATACACATGCATACTAAAAATTTTGCTCACAGAAGGCACAAACATAAAAGGGACAATCTTTTAATACAAACAAGAACAAGTTGATACCCTTCTTCATTTTGTGAGCACCATAATACCTAAGATAATTTAAACCTGAATTCACCATGTACTTGTgaccacaaattaaaaaaaaaaacacataatttgTCTTACTATATATTTCTAGACattaattgagatgtaattttgaaagattaaaaTTGCCTTAAAAGGGGGCTGTGATAGCAGCTCTCAAAGCAATATTCAAGCATGATTCCAAAGACGTCTTCAGGGTTAGTtagccttctttgtcaaaaatcttcACAACTTCACCAAAAACCtgttaaaaaaaagacaattttagcCAGGTGCCCTGGCACATGCCTgcgaggcaaaggcagaggcaggcagatctctgtgagttcgaggacagccaaggttatacagagaaaccctgacacaaaaaaaggaagaagacgaCAACAACTTTAAAAGCAGGCACTGTTAAAACACTGTGTAGCATGTATgcggccctgggttcaattcccaacaccaaaattaaaaataaaacaaaatagacataGAAGATTGTATAGCTAGggtcctgtttttaaaaaatcaattttatattaattttaaatattataacttCTGAATTTATCTATTTCACTTTATCAATAAGATAAATGAAGCACAGAAGCTTCACTTGCCTTCAATTTCATTAGTTCTTTTTGGACTAAACGTACCTCCTGATGGACTATAACTCAGGTGGCTAATCTCACGTTAACTCTAAAAGTCCAAACGTACCTCCTGATGGACTATAACTCAAGTGGCTAATCTCACGTTAACTCTAAAAGTCCAAACGTACCTCCTGATGGACTATAACTCAGGTGGCTAATCTCAAGTTAACTCTAAAAGTCCAAACGTACCTCCTGATGGACTATAACTCAAGTGGCTAATCTCACGTTAACTCTAAAAGTCCAAACATACCTCCTGATGGACTATAACTCAGGTGGCTAATCTCACGTTAACTCTAAAAGTCCAAACGTACCTCCTGATGGACTATAACTCAAGTGGCTAATCTCACGTTAACTCTAAAAGTCCAAACGTACCTCCTGATGGACTATAACGCAGGTGGCTAATCTCACGTTAACTCTAAACGTCCAGGCTCCCTCAGTGAGTGGCCactcctctgggccctgcttTGGCCAGTGATTACAAGAGAAGAAAGATTGAGAGAACTAGGGAAAAGGAAAGTGGAGGAACTCAGAAGCACTAGGACTAGCCGCAGACACATTTACAGACCCTGAGGTGGGCGGAGTCAGGAGCTCTGTGCTCCAATGAGAGCAGCCAGGGCCCTTGGCAATGACAGCCAGCTGAGCTACAGATTTTAACAATGAACAAGATCAAATCACTATACTGAGAATACCAATCGTTCACTGTTTGAGGAAAGAGGTTTGGAATTAGTAAACCACCCACTTCTTGTGAAAAATAGGTCTGCAGTTGTAAAATCCATTTTAGACttactaaaaaggaaaagaaaacaaaaaagaaagacaaatttcaGCCGGTCTCAGATGTTTTAGAATCTTTTTCTCACGCCTACCCCAATGAACACGTTTTGTTGTTCAAAGACAAGCCAGGTGCACTTACTTCATCAACAGACTTAGAAGCATCTATTTTCTTGACTTTCCCCATTTCTTCATATAAGTCGATAATTGGTTTTGTTGATTGAAGATAAGTCTCAATTCTGCAACAGAAACAAGTATTTCATGGTTGTAGGTTAActgtcctccctcttccacatTATAGAAAGGCTGACATGAGAGTCTGACCcaaatgttttttctctttacataAACCCTGTGCCTATCCATATATGTATggcattttctggaaaaaaaaaaaaaaaagaacataacagcaacaaaataatgcgTCACTCCATTTCTACACTAGGGCTAAGGTAGCCAGAGTGAAAACTGTAAAATACCTCTTTTCCAAGCTCTCTCTGTTGTCATCACTCCTACCACTGCTTTTTCCCCTTTCAAGACATCGTTCAATACAAATCTGAAGAGAGACAGAAGTAAAaagttatgttaaaaaaaaactaaaaagaaaatatttagaagaaattaaaacaaaacaaaacaaaaaaacccaaaatattctGCATTAAAACTCAGAGTGTCTAACTCATTAATCAACatacaaaatctttttaaatttaaacatgtGGTTCAATTTATATAAACTAGGTTAAATAAGTACAGATCATAATAAGAATTCATTCATGACTCAGTTTTTCctgctgtattttttttcaaactgcaATAAAAAGAAGATCTGTGTGGGTATGGCTTCATCTCAGACATATTATTAACTCATTAGGTATAAGTTATGTGCCTCAAATTTTGTGCCATTTTTGCTTACTTTACAATAATTCCATAAATATCCAAATATTTGAGTCAACATATTTGAATAAAGCATCTCTTGTTAATCGTGAATAAACATTCCTTACTTATAAAGCTGTGGTAACATTCTAAAGTTAACTTTGAAGAATaagtgaaaacatatttttaagagtTGGGAGAAGAGAGTTACACTTTAAAACAACTCAAAGGCTGTGGCAAGCCTTTACCAGAGGCACATTTACAATTCAACCTAAGAATAGCCAACTTCCTTCAAGGCACTACTTCAGATTCAGACTTTCGGCATTAATTTAATGAAATTTATAGCATAGTGGTTGTCAAACAGTCAAGCTTTTTAATTAAATGGTTCTGagaaatgtatttacttattcaaAGGTATGTCTGGGTATGCTATTAGAAGTGTCAGGGGAAAGaattttttcttgatatttttcaaatcattttgtttttagaagtcaaattctttaacatttctttaaaatagtaGGCTTCTCCACCTTTCCAGATCTGTATGTTCTTGTAAACGCACTGTTCTAAGTAATAAAAACCTAAGCAGTAGTGCAGCTTCATTACCTAACATTACTATGTATGTCgatgtttattaaaacaaaacaaaacaacaacaaaaaacaacttgactcttagtatattaaaaataatgcaagCTTTAGGGCTGATGGCAATAGCCCTCAATATTCTATTAGCAAGGCAACGTGTTCTGCTGACCCAATCTAGTCAttcactagacacacacacacacacacacacacacacacacacacacacacacacactgttgccaacagaaaatgtaaatgaaaaagaaTTCAGTTCTTCTTTAACAGGTGACCATATCTATCTATAGTTTGAAGCCCAGGTGGACAGATGAAGATGCCCATTACCTCATTATTACagtcaaaaaacagaacaaaagacacATCTGCTTTCCCATCCATGGTCTTGTTCCAACCTTGAAGGTTGTCTTGATTTCTTGGAAATCCATCAATCAAGAATTTATTCTTCTGAGCATTGGCTGCCATTGTTTGGTCCATTTCCTAAAGAAGAAAGACTAAGGCTCAATACTGTATCACAAAGGACAATTTCTTACGCAGAACAGTAGGCACACAGCCATCTGTATTACTCCCTCAGCCACCAGAGTGGAAGGTAGTACATAGGCAAGCAGACCAGACAGAAGTGAGCCAACTTCTTGACATGgttgctgcagctggtgagaCTGCAGGCATGTGCTCACCTATTCTCATTCCCCCTCCTGTAGTTTCCAGTCTTATAAAACATAACCTATAGTGTGCATGCTGCATGTCTTCTGAAGGTTCACGTGTTTGTTAAAAGCTTGGTCTCTGGGTAGGGCCTACCTTTAAGAGTGGCTTCATCGATCACTGGGGATACACTTCTAAAGAAGACTATAGGATcctggtccttttctctttctgctttctgtccaAGAGGTAAGTATCTGCCTTACCCTGAGTGTCACTGCCACCTAGCATTCCTCCCAGCGGGCCAAAACCATGTGTCTCCCTAAGTAAAATGTTGGTCCAGTAATCACTGATCAGCAAAGTGTGTGCTCCCTTCTCAGAGCTCTGCTTCACCATCTAGAGGCCCTGTGCTGCCCCCgtgtttctcattcaaatcactgtGCTATAGGAGGTAGTAGTTctggtttctgtttttcagtGAGGGATTCACACTATGTAACCTGAGTTGGTTTCCAACTTGAAACTGTCCTGTGTGAGTGTCTCAAGAGCCAGGGctatgtgtgcaccaccactcacTGCTTGAAGCATGGCCCTTCTATAGGTGTTCAAAATcaatagaattcaaatctaacaGCGAGAAGCTGGGAGAGCGCTCTACTACTGAGCAATAAAcccaatctttttattttttgagacagagtcccattAAGCcccccaggttggccttgaactcatctgtAGCTCAGGTAAGCCTTCACTAAGATTCCTCTGTCCTCAGGTTCCCAAGAGCAGGCCTGTCTTACCAGGCCTAGTTAGCTGTTAGGATTATTATGattcaatactttaaaaagtaaaaaaactgGCCAggtgtgtggtggtacaggcctgctttttttaatgtaattaatttattcagactacaattcaattgttatcccatctcttgtagcctcccgttcctccctccctccctccctccctccctcccgctttcaccctattcacctcccctaggtctaagacggaggagacctcctcccccactatacggacataggctatcaagtctcatcttggtagcctgcttattctttctttgagtgccatcaggcctccccaccaaggggaggttgtcaaatatggggcaccagagttcatgtcagagtcagtccccgctctccacataactgtagagaatgtcctgtccattggatagatcagagttgggttcgatgtttactattgtattgtccttggttagtgcagtggtttgagcagaccccccctgggcCTGAttcacccatcacaatgttcttcttgtaggtttctaggaccctctgggtccttctatttccctattctccttttctcttatatttctcctacctagagtcccagtaggatgtcctcacatcgatcccaatctcctggtaagtgaggactttcatgggacatgccttttgggctagtgcccacttataagtgagtatataccatgtgagtctttatgcttctgagttaactaactcagtatgatcatttctagttctatccatttgtccacaaatttcaggatttccttgtttttaatagctgagtagtattccatagtgtaaatgtaggtggtgcaggcctttattctcagtactcaggaggcagaggcagacaggtctctgattttgagactagcctgatctatatagagagttccaggacagccagagctacataaaccctgtctcaaaaacaaaataagtaataaataaaataaaataataaaaaactcaAACTAATTATACCTAAATGGCATTGGCTGCCCCCAAACAGACAGCACAAGGTCTAACACATTCAGAAAGACTGAAAAAACACATTTCATCATCTTTTCCCAAAGCTTGAACTTAAGCAGAATATGGGAGTACTATGAACAGGAAATGCAATCTCTAATCTGTCCAAAGCCTCACACATCCAGATGCACGCCTCTAACAAACGTTAGAACCTTTAGTCTAAAGCAAACAGACACGCATTGCTCTCCAGGAGCCAAGTTTCCTCGTTCCACAAGAAGAGCATTACCAGGATCTATCTTCTGTAAATTCGCTTTATCTCAGAATCTAGTTGCTTTAATTTCACAAAACTTTTATGAAACAGTGTTAAGCTCCTGCCACAGCATTCCTACCCCAATTACGGTAGGAGGTCTCTAGAGAATCCACATCAAACATGTCCACTCAGAATCCATTGTTTTGAGATCTACTATCCGAGTAAGGTCGCTGCCCTTGCCCCTGGAGGGTTCACAGTATAGTGCGTAATAACGACATATAACATGCTAAGTCCTAGGACAGcaaagaatgttctttttttttttttttttttaaagacttatatttattatgtatacaacatgtGTGCCTTcccatcagaagagggcagcagatctcattacagatagttatgagccgcCATGCGGGaactgctggaaactgaactcaggccctgaggaagaacaatgctcttaacctctgagccatctctccaggccacaaaGGATGTTCTTCAGACAAGaaacataagccaggcatggtggtgcatgcctttaatcctagcactagggaggcagaggcaggcagatcgctgtgagttcgaggccagcctggtctacaaagtgagttcaggacagccaagactacacagagaaaccctgtctggaaaaactaaaaacaacaacaaaaagacaagaaaccAAGAAACATAAAGTCCCTAAAGACTACGAAAAAGCTTGACTGAAGTGTTAGTAGTGGAGCAGTGTGCCGACATGGAGCACTTGACAGTAGGAAGCAGGGATATAAAGATCAGAAATAAGAAAGCATTAACAGCTCTGAAGCAAGCTGGTGCAAATGCACTTTAGGACATGTGTAGACAGTGGTGGGAGATAGGatggaaagaaaaagttaaaaggtTCAAGTAATGGTAGCGATAGACAGGAGATGAACTGGAGCTCCTCTCACTAGAGTTGGGTAGTTAATCCAACCAATggccaagacaggaaagaaacatCATACGTTAGATGACACATTTAGCCTCTGGTGTGACTGACAGGAACATGTCTGGAGGCTAGAACAAAACTCTGTCTGTGCAGAGCTTTGGCGTCCAGCAGCACTGCTACAATGAAAACACAGGCATGGTTTAAACAACCTGGCAAGGAATACATAAAGAGCTGAAGAGAACCAAACTCTAAGAAGCATAGTAATTTAGAAAACCTtcaattgaagaaaaaaaaataaatcaagagacTGAAAAATAGCAGTTCCTGCAGTAAGAAGAGAATGAAGAGAAATGGTACAATTCATTTCAAAGAGACATGTATTAATTAAGACTTAAATGCTACAGAAAAAGTAAAGACTAACAGTGTTCCTGGGTTATACAGGGAAGATTACCGATAACATGCAGGAAGAACTCTGTCTGATATCACAGCTGAGGTTGACACTGAGGCTGGAaaattccaagttcaaggcctacctgggctacagagtaagtcaCAGACACCTGGGCAATCTGTTAAGCGCCTGTCTCAAGGACAGCATGTATCAAAAAGGCTGAGGACGCAAAGCATGCTCAATCTCCAGTACCTCACAAAAAAAGATGTTGAGTACACTCTCATAATGCTTACCACATAGGgtgcagaagaaggcattagagcCAGAGGACGGGCGGGCGGCAGCTCTACTTATGCTGGAAAGGAGGCTGATTGTtccaggctgaggcaagaagcaGACTGTGGAAGAGCCTGCTACACCCCAATTGGCTCCAGTTCACTACTGAAACCTATTTATTGCTTCCTGTTTCCAACACTGCAATTCTGTTTGACTGCTGCTTTTATGTCAAAATGTCTCTGACTACTCTTAGGGACCTACAGCAAAGCACTACTTATGAAATTGGATTTTTAAGATctcacagggaaggagagaacaaagattttcaagaaaagaacaaggaaaagggAGAATAACCACAAATGGAAGAGAATAACTGAATGCTGGGAAGGATGGTCAAGGGCCTGTAATCCtaacaggcagaagcaggaagatccttGACTATATaacttccaggccagcttgtGATATATGATGCTGctttgaaaacagaacaaagtacACCTATTATATACCTTAGGCTAAACTATAGCTGGTCTTAGACTAGCATGGAGACTCCTTGCTACTGTCAATTACTTCAGAGTGAAAGCAGTTTCCAACTCTGGCATTTTCAAAGATCATATTACCTTCCTAAATCAAGAAATCTAATATTCTGATTTTTGTTATTCAAATGGAGATAGAGTTAGTTTCTTATGTCCTTGGTGCTTGACAATGTTGGTATTGTGCACTTACCCTCTTTAATAAGCTGATGGTTATCTCAACTGGCACAATCTTTCCTTCTTTGATGTACTTTTCAATGAGTTCACCATACTGTGAATCTGGATTCTTCCTTTCATCACGAAGAAGCTCTCCTGCAGAAAGGTGTGTGTAGCCatatttctgaaacaaacaacATAGAGAAATATCAGAATTTATTCAATCCAGtgacagaaatacaaataattttgtgttaattacttttttcctttttgtagaccaggctggccttgaactcagagatccacctgcctctgcctcctgagtgctgggattacaggcgtgtgccacctttgtgtttatttctctatTATAATTTTCTACAATGAAGTAGTTTTGCTTATTGGGCaaataaatactaaagaaaaatttaagtttgCTTATCAGTAACAGGCTTAGTCTTTCATAACCATGTTTGCACAATGGAATCATCTCAACATCTATCTAGCTAGTCGAAGCACTGACATCTCACTACATTCCTTCACAAACACAATTAAAGTTTAAATGTAAGAATGAAAACATCTACCAAAAATCTGAAACTCAAGACAAAAACGTCAACACATCTAAACTGACCTATATATCATATGGGTTTGTGCAAGTGTACACTTAGGACATTTGAACAAACTGCCTCCTGATGCCTGTCTCCATCATTAAATGACATGTGCTATTAGCACAAGGACAGAACAGAAATGTTGCTTAGTTAACACCATAAAGTCTAtctataaaaactaaaatgattACATGCCATTAGGTGATATGATCTTCTGAGACTACGTTGTACATGTGGCCTTACAGTTAAGCTAAATCACAGAAGACACGAAGGTCTTGCACTTCTTGAGTGCAATAAGGAGCCAGCAGAGTCTGAAGACGCTGAACAATGAAGAGCTTCAATATGAATCTACATGCCTGCTTCTATTAAATCAGGAGAAGGACACAACCCATTCTCAACTATTAAGGGTACTCATATGCAcacagttttttgagatagggtttctgtgttagccttggctgtcctggactcgtcttgtagaccaggctggccttgaactgcctctgtctcccaagtgctggacttaaaggcaagtgccaccacgccaggctcaccCCAAATTTTTAAGATGCCTTCAgtgaagccagccatggtggcctttaatcccagcactctggaggcagaggcaggtggattgctgtgagtttgaggccagcctggtctacaaagcaactccacgacagccaaggatacacagagaaatcctgtctcaaaaaagatgcCTTCAGCAAGTTTTTATCTTGCATATATACTTTATAGCTTAAATGAAGGTTTAGGTATGAGGTAGCCCATGCCATTACCggactctttgtttttgttgttgttgtttcgagacagggttttgctgtgtagcattggctgtcctagatttgctttgttgACCAAGCCAGCCTTAAACTAACattggtccacctgcctctgcctcccagagtgctgggattaaaggtgtgtgtcaccggGCCTGGCGCATTACCCCACTCTTCAAGTGTATCCCATTACTGTGGTGGTATGTAtcaagaggttgaggcaggagagctctgagtttaagaccattaaaaacaaaacaaaacaacaacaactccaaaTGATGAGCTTTCCACTACATCTTTATCTCCATTCTATTGGCTATATTTGTTCCTGTTCACTAAATAGTAAGGTAGCAAAGCAATAATGCTGTtagcaaaggaaaataaactcTAAAGAGATTATCTGCTGACTGAACTTGGATATAAATTTggatgagaataaataaaaaccatagTATCATGTTGCTGTCTCATTCCTCTAAGTATTTTTGGTAAGAGAAATGATCAGAAGTGTTAAAATTGTAATCAGTTTAAAGAACTCCCattatttacagaaaaaataaaattgatcaaCTACTTCCACACTGGTTGCTAAGTGTCTACTTGGTCAATGAATAAATGATCAGGCAAACATCTGAAAGTTGAGtacaaaaagaactttatgaAAAATGAAGTGTGACCTATTTTCCTACTTACTATGCATAATTTTCAAAAAGCATTTGCAGCTACTGTCACAAAACTTTACAGCAGGTTCCTATCGCACTGTTTGTTTTGGCTCTTACTTGGAAGCCTCTGCTTGCAGGATGCTCTACTCTGGCCTAGTGCTTACAGCATATGGTAATATTGAGCAAGTGCAGAGATAAACAGTCCTAATGATGGCAGTGCTCAGTGAAAATACTACAATACAGAGTGCTCTGTAACGCTGCAGTGGGGACAACACATTAAAAACCCTGGCAAGTAATTTAGATTACGATACTCACTGTTTCCTGATGTTAGAGAACTTAAATTGGCAAGATTTATATTGTCCTAAAATGGGGTTATATCGTCttttttggaaagaagaaaactagTTATAAACTAAATCTATAGACATATATAATATGCACATAAATGGCACTTGTAATAGcgattttttacttttaaattctgtgtgtgtgtgtgtgtgtgtgtgtgtgtgtgtgtgtgtattatgccTGCAAACAAAATGTTGGATCCTCTATAGCTgaagaggtggctgtgagccaaacaccttgagtgctgggaagcaaactaaGGTCCTCTAGAAAAGTGTAAGCACGCTAGCCAGCAAGGTAAGACAACTTTATAGCTGTCTGAACAAAGTAAGAACTATACCCAAGATAGCATAGCAACCCTGTGGGTCTGTATTTCACTTTCTCATGGACATTCTATGTCTGCAGTCTATTTAGCACATTCTGTATTCTACTAACACTCTTCATGAGGATTTTGCTGAAGCCATCCTCTACCAGAATTCCACCAGCGGCAAGTACCCATCATTTACATACTAGCTACCGTGTAGCTGCTTTCCAAGCATGCTGCTGTCATCAACTGGTCGGTGATGCCAGCTTTCAGGAAAGCAAGGATGGATATTTCTAGCCCtggccatttttttcccctcacattcTGTGATTTTCTAGCAATTAAAACCTAGAGGTTCTCACAGGCAACATTCATAAGCACAGCAACTTATAAATCCTATAGACTACAAGAACTGCAATTACGAGCTATTACTCAACTAAGATAGTTTTCTAGTAACAAATATCCAAACTCAGTGTATTGAGGGTGTCTGTCTAAACTTTCAattttcagttttcagttttcttctttaagaaattgaatgggggctggagagatggctcagatgttaagagcatttgctgctcttgcaaaggacctgggttccattcctggCCCAATGTGGAAGCTTACATCTGTctgactccagcttcaggagatctgatgtcctcttctgactccaCAGGCATTGCAtaaatgtggtacacagatacaacgtacaggcaaagcatccatacacatacattttcctTAAAtcaattaaatggttttttttaattgaaaaagccagatgtggggtGAGGGTATAGCTCggttgggagagtgcttgcctaccatgtatGAAGCCCCAGGGTGAAACatttggtggcgcacacctttaatctcagcacttgggaggcagaggcaggtggatctctatgagttcacggccaacctggtgtacagagcaagttccaggacagccagagttatacagagaaaccctgatgggggtggggtgtggggtggggaggtataGTGAGACAGGTCTCTAATCTCAATAATCAGaatgttgaggcaggaagatcaaaagttcaaagtcatcctcagctactaacaagtttgaggccagccaaagGTGCATGaaattgtctcaaacaaacaaacaaacaaacacaaggtcAGTTCAtgacatggctcagtaggtatAAAGGTGCAAGACACCAATCTTGAAGGCCCGAGTTTATCCCAGGAGCCCTAAAAGCGGAGAGAGAGAACCAATTAccataagctgtcctctgacctctacgtgTGGATAACTGCATGGGCAAGAgagcatatgcaaacacacacacaaaataacagaaaaat from Acomys russatus chromosome 29, mAcoRus1.1, whole genome shotgun sequence encodes the following:
- the Cmpk1 gene encoding UMP-CMP kinase is translated as MLSSCRRRLLHVLVPSFPPLTRGLRLCPLHPMKPLVVFVLGGPGAGKGTQCARIVEKYGYTHLSAGELLRDERKNPDSQYGELIEKYIKEGKIVPVEITISLLKREMDQTMAANAQKNKFLIDGFPRNQDNLQGWNKTMDGKADVSFVLFFDCNNEICIERCLERGKSSGRSDDNRESLEKRIETYLQSTKPIIDLYEEMGKVKKIDASKSVDEVFGEVVKIFDKEG